ttagattttttagcctaattgacaattgagatgcattatcagctactcatttttattaaatgagtggttcAGAATTTactacatggaaaatatttttagattaattaattatgaaaaggTAGAATGAcaatttcatggtacattttattcaataaatacttttttataatttatttttaattttttaataatttgtaaaaaaattttGTCAACTACagatacaattcatgtcaactacacatataatgtcaaccatttgtacaattcatgtcaactacacacatataatgttaactgcatatacaattcatgtcaactatacaacacatataatgtcaattacaagttattgacatttgatgtgcatgctattgacgataatacccccgagttgacataatctacttgtagttgacatttcgaaaatgttgtgaatgtgagtggctgaaaatgcatcttcattctccattaaGCTAAATAATTTAGGATTCAAATGTTATTACCGTGTTAATTGAAGATTGTTAATTTCAACATTTTTAAaaccatttttttgttttgtaatCAAATTGGTTAGTTTGTTGTAGGAATAGGAGGAAAGCCTTGACATTCGTGTGTATAGATTTAGTgtaatttattcaataaattacCATAAGAGCATTCGCATCGGTGCAAGAGCACATCCGTGTTCACTGCTGCACTCTTGCCGTCGGCACGGCCGTGCTCGATAGCAACAGCACCACCATGCCAACGACAAGAGCACGAGCAaccgacgtggcatgctctaATTAGCcgttggtttatcattttttaaaaaaaaatcaaaaaattgaaaatttcagatttaataaataattttttttcccacttctcaataaaatatatccattttttcattatttttatcccaaaattcacactttcatctataaatacctccattTCAACATAAAAAATCACACTACACCAAAACCCTCTCTCAACCTCAagtttttagattttaattatgtaatttttagtttttaagattttaattatataatttttatttttttagtaatttataataatatttcaagtatttttaatgcattttaatattatggaaatatttttagtaattgaagtatttaaattgaataatagaatggtggaacCCTTGAGTATGCTCTTGCAGAAAGAGTATGGATgttggatgtgggtgttgtgatCTTGCGGAAGAGGAGGgtgtaaaaaatgaataaaagcgGATCCAAGAGGATGGACGGAcggtggatgctctaaaaactTGAAAATTACAATCGTTTATCATTACAAATCTAGGTGTAAAGATTTCGTGGTTTGCAGCAACACGAATTGTCAGGATTGAAAGCCATTAAGCCAAGATTCTTAATCTGACAACTTTTACTCAGTAGTTAGTGATACTAGGAAAAACAATTTATTCACTACTCCTCATCAAAATGGGGCATAGTATAAAGAAATTTTTatcttcataatttatttttccatcaaaTCCGAAGGCAACCAGACACGAGAATATAGATTATGCAAGGGAAGAAAATGTAGAAGCTCTATACTATAAACTTGATGAATTAATAGACAAAAACATGTTTTAACACCTTAACGAATACTAAAGTATAGTTAACTCAAAGGCTGAGGGTTTTTAAAGTATTAGCTGCTCAGACTTTGGTCTTGTGCTCCGGTCTATGAGTGAACTCAAAGTCAATGTGAACAAATGCTCTCTCCACCTCACACAGTTGCTCCAGCTTTTCTTGTAGCGTTTCGCCAATATTATGTGCTTCGCCCAGCATCATAGTTTGCGGCAGCACAATGTCGACCTCCACAAAGTAATGTGTACCAAATGTGTATGCCCTTACTGTGTCAATGTGCTGGATTTCCTCATGATGATTCCATATCAGATAAGTCAATTTCGTGAGGAAATCTGGAGGTGCTGTTCTTCCAATTAGCGACCCCACGTTTTCAAACACAGTCCTACTCCAAGTGTTGATTGTGTAAACTGCAATCTGATGAAACATAGAGTCAAATAGAATAGAACATATATAAGGCCTAATAACCATGAATCTGATTCCAACTATGGCATGCATAATGACAGAATGGATGTTTTTGCCTGCATTGGAAATTAAATGCTAATTGAGTGTACTCACAATCATGGCTCCTGTAGGATCTATCCACCAGTAGAAACGGACCGCCAAAACAGCAGTGGCTAATCCGACAGAGTTGGTGATGACATCAAAGAAATGATCTTGAGCATAGGCACTCACAATCTCATTCTTAAATCGGCGGCAATAAACCATAAGTGCAAACTTCACTACAGTTACAGATACCATGATGCCTATCATCCACATCTCTTGGTTATGGTTCATCTCAGGGCCAGTCTGTTCCACGAGAATAAAAATTGTTGGCGTAAACCAATTTAGAGAACTAGAGCTAATACAATTCTTTAAAGATGAAATACCTTTGATATGAGTTGCCGAACAGACTCCAGTATAATTTGCAATCCCAGTGTTGCCATGACAGAAGCAAAAACAATGATGCCCTGTAAAAGACGCACTCAATTAAAGGAGTCATATCTTTGTAAAACAGCTCATCTTGTTAGCTAATATGCCCTATAACAAGTATGTTACTACGAAGCAGATGCCAAATCTTACCACTGGTTGCATCCTTTTCTTTCCAATTGGATAATGATACTGGTTTGGATTTTTCATAGCATGCGATGTAAACCACAAGATCAGCCCAGATAAGAGGTCAAGGAAAGAATCCATGGTTGATGCAATGACAGCTAAAGATCTGCTCTCAAGTGAAGCATACACTTTTGCAATGAAAAGGATCAAATTGGCAATGTTAGATATGTTAACAGCTAGCCTCTCGCTCTGTGCAACCTGTTTCAGTTGATCCTGGAGAGATATAAGAGCAGAATAAGCCATAAAACAAGGATGCTTTAACACAATGTTCAAGCAGAGCATAGAGATGAAACACTCGCCGATCAAAGATGGCATAGattataaaaagaataaaaagggAAAAATAGCAGTATTAGTCAAAGCAGCAAGCATCAGAATAAACTGAATTATGAGTGATACAGGGATGAGTTCTGATTCACAAGTATTATTGTGGTTATTTCTGCTTCACTTTTAAAAGTATCATGTGCGTTTTCTTCTGAGTAAGACAGGTTAAGAGAGGTGAAGAACCTCAGTAAGAGCATCTGCTAAAGCACCAGATACATGGATTGTCTCCATTTCATTGAATCCTTCCAGAAGTCTTTCCTGCTGTTTGTAATACTCAGCAACTTTTCGTTGTTTTCCTGCAGGAAAAAATTGATCAGATATTTACATTAATCTCACAGTAAACCCTTgtgaggaaattaattaaacCCGGACAAGCTAACAAGATTAAGAAACAAAGCGCCAATTTAATACATAATTAGGCACTCATAAAACATTTTATTGTGTTTGCATATCTATTTTTAAATTCAAGAAAATACTGTCCTATTTCTTTTAAGGCAAGGCCAAATTATCCTATATCTATGTAGGCAGCCAGCGGATGTATATAACAAACGTCAATAAACAAAATCTGAAATATGCGAATAAATATCAAACTACCTAATAAACTATTTTGACCTGACTAAAATCTAGTGATAATTATTAACTACCACAAGTTACTTGTGGTAAAATATGTAGTACTATTATCAATTTATTATAGATGACCATAATACTTTATTTTAGTAACGCGTGAAGAATATATTAAATTGCTAAATTAAATTATCATCTGAAGGAGCACATAACAAAAGGACATATTCAAAgcttaattaaaaaatttagaaGGAGACAGGactggaaagaaaaaaaacaaaaaaaaggagaaTAGGATCCGGAATTATTGATATTCTATTAACATATTTTTGTATCTACCGCGTGCATCAGGGGAAAAGGAGTGTTTATTTATACACGATTCATACGGCTCACCTATTTGTTTACTTTTGACACAGTTCCCTAATATTCTCCGCGGAAAATTCAGGAAATAGGCGATATATTAAGAATATGCACAAGTAAATGCAGAAACATACTTTTGTTCCTGAAGAGACGCCGGATGTTGAAAGCGGAGTGGCGATTGTCGGACTCGCGCTCAGGCAAGCGGAACGCATCCAAGTTGAGCCTCCACGACGGCTGGATCGTATCGGTGCTCAACAATTCTCTGCGGCTTTCGCTCACAACGGCGGCGCCGCTGGCACTCTCCATTCTGTGAGGTTTAATTTAGGTTTTCTATTTTGGGTGGAATTTGAAATGGTTTGGCAGCAATGTGGGTACAGAGAAACTACTCGCGATTTGAATCTCTACTGAGATAATCATGGGAAGttgggatatatatatatatacatatacacgTACTACGGCCTTGTTTAGTTTCCGAATTGTATTAGAATACGTGTACTCATAAATAGGACTTCATTATTTTTGACGATTTACTCGGTTTAAATTAATACGTTACTCATCCcaactaaaaaaatttaatttgttaatatattaaaaattcatcgACTTTGTTAgatttataattgattgattttATTTGAGTTAATTTGCATTGTTTAACAAGGGAAATACTAGAAGAAACGGCCTACCTAACCCCTTTCTCTTTTGGTTCGGGCGGGGTCATATGGCTTTATCTACTAGTACTACTTAAATACTCCACTTTAGAAAAGTGACAATCAAGTTAATAAAGTATTTTAGGGCATTTAAGGAATTCATTCTTTTCGAAAAATAATAGTGATATTCTTAGTTTTATGTGCATCGTATATTGTTGGTTTcttgggattacaagagataacagaaccgggcgtaatacaacccaaaagaaaggaaaagaagtaactgaactttaaaaaattacaacgttgaatcgaaactactaaaccagtatgattagccgagtcgaggatgcctcttcccgcaagatgagatacgccccggtagtgctcttcggtttggcgtgtcgtccccaaaggtaaaacggctacgtctctattgatgcagcaccgcaatcagtagagctccgacgaacgggatggaggagagggcagagcttcgacagaaagacaatgcagaaagagggagagagcttatgcagagaatgcttgtatgtgtgtcctaatgcagtggtatggctagcctatttataggccaagccaccatgcagggtcaaccagccattgaaggctcatcatggcaaattcgtaaccgacgtcggttacaggcgtgtggctggagtgtgacacccgtgtgtggagcatgtggatttctcacgtggcagccgtgactgtgcctcgcttgacgacgtgtcaagccacttggattgctgactcggcggtggtccaaaaagaatagtttgggccaagccccaagcccaaagaccacccaaagaccaattgccaagatccaagtccaagatcaagatcgggatcgggcccgggccgcgagcgcgagcgcgagcacgagcacgagcgggcgggcgggcggcggcggcgcgcgcgtgtgcgcgcgtgtgggctctttcacccatcttggttcactataattattaagtaacataaagtcacttaatttatacacattaaaagatgtgttaatcctccaatgtgggataattaacactagttaattattccctaagctcaaactccaagctttaattaaaagctaattatgcccaactttaatccactatttctcactcaccggaaatcggatttgagaaagtgaatatactacatttatctacgtaaaatgtagatcgatgctatgtcatttaatttcacaaaattaaatgtctcgtcacatttattatttggtcaaaatccattgatcgggcatatttaataccatgatttctacaatcccccacatgagtggaaatagccgaatgcatatgcatgcagacacaagctcaaccctcgagaggtatataagcataaggataggtagttgttggctttgaaccctccatagtcgacaccatcggatacataggcggcttagtagcgcgatgctttgaactaatcccccacggcgtgcaccgagacaatggtgttaacgcttaaacacctcaacctcatccgttctcacgttttgtgtccattgcggtcttggacaccactttggattcataagtgcatttttttatgaagcgaccacacttcgcacttacataggtgattcttagtcaagtaccttgccatacttggtctctttgagaattccatctctttgagatccttaagaaccattaaaagtcatagacttagcctttaccactaggcaagctctccaacactctattgctctctagggaatagatatagtttgagtgtttttccatgaactctcatagcttagttgtccctttgaaccaagttcttgggatctccagtcatcatggttgggttaccactatgacaattctttagtttgtggatttcaaacccattccctctagcaacttattcatttgatcacggtttaaccctttggttagcggatccgctagattatctattgacttcacatagtcaattgtaatcacccctgttgtgatcaaatgtctcacggtgttatgtcgtcgacgtatatgtcgagacttaccgttatagaagccattgtttgcccttccaatagctgcttggctatcgcagtggatcagcactggtggcactggcttagaccaacatggaatgtcttcaaggaagttcttaagccactcggcttcctcaccagccttatccaaggcaatgaactccgattccattgttgatcgggctatacaggtctgttttgtggatttccacgatacagcaccacccccaatagtaaagacatatccacttgttgaaagtgagtctctattatcggatatccaattggcatcacagtacccttcaagtaccggggggtatctcgagaagtgtagcccaagattttgagtgtgttttaaatatctcaaaaccctcacaagagctctccaatgctctttgcttggattgctcgtgtaacgactcaacttgttcacggcacaagcaatgtcaggtcgagtgcaattagtcaaataCATAATGAATCTGAtcacccgtgcatactcttcttgtgcaacgggctcgcctttgtttttgctcaagtgaacatcgagttcaattggagtcttaaccggcgcgccatcataggctttgaatttattcaatatcttctcaacataatgtgattgtgttaagatgattccatcattcgttcttagaatcttcattccaagaattacatcggctagacccatgtctttcatgtcaaagtttctctttaacatggcctttgtatcgttaattacttgagtgttgctacccaagattaacatatcatcaacgtagagacacactataacatgaccgttattagtgctcttgatgtagacacatttgtcgcactcgttgattttaaacccatttgataacatgacattatcaaacttcaagtgccactgcaatggcgcttgtttcaatccatatagagattttactagcttgcatacctttttctcttgtccaggtactacaaacccttcgggttgttccatatagatttcatcttctagttcaccatttagaaacgcggtttttacatccatttgatgaatctcaagattgtgcaatgcagcaatagcgagaagcactcggatagatgtaatccttgttacaggtgaataggtatcgaagaagtcatgtccttccttttgtttaaaaccctttactactaatcgggctttatacttatccactgttccatcggccttaaatttccttttaagtatccatttgcaacctagaggtttcgcaccttcaggtagatctaccaacacccaagtgtggtttagcaaaattgaatcaatttcgctttgaacagcttctctccaatgcagcccgtctgggctagcaaaggctacttttatcgatgttggttcttcatccaacatgaaagcaatgtagtcaggaccaaaagtttttggtgttctgactctattaccacgtcttagtactgtatcttttggatcgggccttgcacgcttgcgcgattcaggttccgcatccgctgatttagaactagtggcttcttcttccactggtttagaactagtggcttcttcaattcttgtctcagaattggttacgactttttctttgtctttgcaaggaaaagtattttcgagaaatacggcattccttgactcaattgttgtccctactgtgatagtcgatatttcagacttgtgaacaacaaatcgatatgcactactgttaagtgcatatccaatgaagatgcaatcaaccgtcttaggtccgattgtaacttctttgggcggaggaaccatcacctttgccaaacacccccacactttgaggtatttgtaggatgacttccttcccttccacaactcataaggagtgacatcttttcctttgagagggatcttattcaggATATAGTTGCCTGTCAagacagcttccccccacatgttatgtggtaatcctgaagttagaagcagtgcattcatcatctcttttagagttcgatttttgcgttctgcaacaccattagattgtggtgaatatggaacagttgtttgatgaattataccacttgcgttgcataactcctcaaacggggctacatattctcctcctctatcgcttcgaatcattttgattttacaaccaagttgattctcaacttcgttcttataatttttgaacgcctctattgcttcatctttacttcttaaaagataaatgtagcaatatcttgtgcaatcatctatgaaagtgataaagtactttttaccacctcttgtttgcaccatctttaaatcacatacatccgtgcgaattaattcaaggggttttgtgcttcgttcaaccgaatgaaacggcaacttagtcatttttgcttcaagacaaatttcacatttatcttgattatcaacttcattagcctttagtaaatctaaatttactaatcttttaatggcttttgaattacatgtcccaatctacaatgccacaaatttgaagactcggtcaaataagaggaagtagatgctttattattattagccaatggctttgcaacactgcgagttgctacactaagcttgaaaagcccatcggttacataaccttttccgagggattttccaaacttatacaagacaaacctatcagactcaaatacaagtttaaaccccttgttaactagtattgatcctgacactaggttcttgcggatgtccggtacatgcagcacatccttcaaagtgattgtgacgccaaacgtcatcatgagaatcacgttgccaacgccgaggatttcggacgatgcttgattccccatgttgattttccttccttcaacagccttgtaggaggcaaacttgctcctgtcggagcaaacatgagcagtagcgccggtgtcgatgtaccagcctcccttgttatcaacaaggttaacctcttcagtgaccactgcaatgaggtcgttctcatcccagtctttgaactccttctcaacgacgtgggctgccggcttcttcttcttgctgcggcagtctttagcaaagtggcctggtttgccacacttgtagcagtcgtcttcaaacttctttgaaggctgctttcccttccctttgtcgtttggacggtttgggcgagggcgtttgttggagggaccgccccgctccaacaggttggctttggcttcatttggggtgaagcccttagccttttgatcacttttgcgcacgtcggcctcaatgcgcaacttcacgatcaagtcttcaagggtcatctgctttcgcttgtgcttgagataactcttgaagtccttccaacttggagggagcttgtcaatgatcgtgcaccttaggaacttatcgggcaaggtcatcccttcagccactaaggagtggatgatcatttggagctcttggacttgctccataaTAGGACGAgaatcgaccattttgtagtcatTGAATTTGGCTACTATGACGTTCTCGGtgcctgcagcattatctatgctatacttcttttctaggctttcccacatttgtttagatgtggttacattggagtatacattgaagaggctatcatctaatgcacttaaaataaaatttttacatagataatccccttttctccaagcttcatagtccgccatgacttcgagcctagtctcttggtcactTGGCGCTGGCggctcgttttccgtgaggaagttggcgacgcccaatgttgtcaagtagaacaacatcttctggtaccaccgcttgaagtcagatcctccaaactttggtggcttctcggcgggtggcatcattcttggtgccataggtgccgcacttggtccattgaaggaaccaattccgttgcccccgaaggagccaataACTTGgttaggcatagagccccccatgttcgtgttgggcatagtgccccccacattcgtgttgggcatagtgccccccacattcgtgttgatcccggaagatccaacaccagtattgagcccgaaggcaccaacactcgatccattaaaggatccgaaggaaccactaaaagtggaaccaaccgaaccaccaaaggtggaaccagtggacgccccgaaggggttgtcccaaacccaagggacggtggatgaggcagctgggaagccgggggttggcatcatcgagggaatcgatgaagtgttgaccggtccagtggtcgccatggtggagggaatggcggcggtggtggtggcagcagcgttgttggattcagtcgacatctccagcaaaggtttaagtttcgaaagtttttagttcagtttaaaaggtccaaatcccttcaaaggcaagttatctcgtcttgcgattgttggtttctggggattacaagagataacaaaaaccgggcgtaatacaacccaaaagaaaggaaaagaaggaactgaactttagaaattacaacgtagaatcgaaactactaaaccagtatgattagccgagtcgaggaggcctcttcccgcaagacgagataagccccggtagtgctcttcggtttggcgtgtcgtccccaaaggtaaaacggctacgtctctattgatgcagcaccgcaatcagtagagctccgacgaacgggatggaggagagggcagagcttcgacagaaagacaatgcagaaagagggagagagcttatgcagagaatgcttgtatgtgtgtcctaatgcagtggtatggctagcctatttataggccaagccaccatgcagggtcaaccagccattgaaggctcatcatggcaaattcgtaaccgacgtcggttacaggcgtgtggctggagtgtgacacccgtgtgtggagcgtgtggatttctcacgtggcagccgtgactgtgcctcgcttgacgacgtgtcaagccacttggattgctaactcggcggtggtccaaaaagaatagtttaggccaagccccaagcccaaagaccaattgccaagatccaagtccaagtccaagtccaagatcaagat
This window of the Salvia splendens isolate huo1 unplaced genomic scaffold, SspV2 ctg732, whole genome shotgun sequence genome carries:
- the LOC121791142 gene encoding metal tolerance protein 10-like, with protein sequence MESASGAAVVSESRRELLSTDTIQPSWRLNLDAFRLPERESDNRHSAFNIRRLFRNKRKQRKVAEYYKQQERLLEGFNEMETIHVSGALADALTEDQLKQVAQSERLAVNISNIANLILFIAKVYASLESRSLAVIASTMDSFLDLLSGLILWFTSHAMKNPNQYHYPIGKKRMQPVGIIVFASVMATLGLQIILESVRQLISKTGPEMNHNQEMWMIGIMVSVTVVKFALMVYCRRFKNEIVSAYAQDHFFDVITNSVGLATAVLAVRFYWWIDPTGAMIIAVYTINTWSRTVFENVGSLIGRTAPPDFLTKLTYLIWNHHEEIQHIDTVRAYTFGTHYFVEVDIVLPQTMMLGEAHNIGETLQEKLEQLCEVERAFVHIDFEFTHRPEHKTKV